From Oligoflexia bacterium, the proteins below share one genomic window:
- the dnaK gene encoding molecular chaperone DnaK, giving the protein MSKIIGIDLGTTNSVVAIMEGGETKIISNEEGGRTTPSVVAFLKDGNRAVGQVAKRQAVTNPEKTIYSAKRFMGRRFSEVGNEKDVVPYNVVEGDNGMAVIEIDGKNYTPQEISAMVLQKLKKAAEDYLGTTVTEAVITVPAYFNDSQRQATKDAGKIAGLEVKRIINEPTAAALAYGMDKKKDQVVAVYDFGGGTFDVSILEVGDKVVEVKSTNGDTHLGGDNVDEAIIKWLADEFKKDQGVDVSKDKMVMQRLKEAAEKAKIELSTVMETEINLPFLTADASGPKHLNIKLTRSQFEKLVGDIIDGTKQPCIQALKDAGLKAGDIDEVILVGGSTRIPMVQNIVKEIFGKEGAKTVNPDEVVACGAAVQGGVLAGDVKDVLLLDVTPLSLGIETLGGVATKLIEKNSTIPIKKSETFSTAADNQTSVDIHVLQGEREMASGNRTLGRFQLGDIPPAPRGTPQIEVTFDIDANGIVNVSAKDKATGKEQKITISNSSGLSEEEVEKMVKDAQAHAEDDKKRLEQVQAKNQLDTLVFSTEKTLKEHGEKLPADEKKKVEDALTSAKKVLENQDADAGSLKKETESLTQASHKLAEIMYKATQEATANASAEGDSTESKSSKKDDDDVIDAEYKDVS; this is encoded by the coding sequence ATGAGCAAAATTATTGGAATTGACCTTGGAACCACCAACTCTGTGGTTGCCATTATGGAAGGCGGAGAGACTAAAATTATCTCCAATGAAGAAGGCGGAAGAACAACCCCTTCAGTGGTTGCATTTTTAAAAGATGGCAATAGAGCTGTTGGCCAAGTGGCCAAACGTCAAGCAGTGACCAACCCAGAAAAAACCATTTATTCTGCCAAGCGTTTTATGGGCAGACGTTTCTCTGAAGTGGGTAATGAAAAAGATGTCGTTCCTTACAATGTTGTTGAAGGTGACAATGGTATGGCCGTGATTGAGATTGATGGTAAAAATTATACCCCACAAGAAATCTCAGCCATGGTTTTGCAAAAACTAAAAAAAGCGGCTGAAGATTACTTGGGAACAACAGTAACAGAAGCTGTTATTACCGTGCCAGCGTACTTTAATGATTCGCAAAGACAAGCAACCAAAGATGCAGGTAAAATTGCCGGCTTAGAAGTTAAACGTATTATCAATGAACCAACGGCTGCAGCCTTAGCCTATGGTATGGATAAAAAGAAAGACCAAGTGGTAGCAGTCTATGACTTTGGGGGTGGTACCTTTGATGTTTCCATTCTTGAAGTGGGAGATAAAGTGGTAGAAGTAAAATCTACCAATGGTGACACGCACTTGGGTGGTGATAACGTTGATGAAGCCATTATTAAATGGTTGGCCGATGAATTTAAAAAAGATCAAGGCGTTGATGTCTCTAAAGATAAAATGGTCATGCAACGGTTGAAAGAAGCCGCTGAAAAAGCTAAAATTGAGCTTTCAACCGTTATGGAAACTGAAATCAACTTGCCTTTCTTAACAGCGGATGCTTCAGGTCCAAAGCACCTCAATATAAAGTTAACGCGTTCTCAGTTTGAGAAACTGGTTGGTGATATCATTGATGGTACAAAACAACCTTGTATTCAAGCATTAAAAGATGCTGGTCTTAAAGCCGGTGATATTGATGAAGTGATTTTGGTGGGTGGCTCAACCCGTATTCCAATGGTCCAAAACATTGTTAAAGAAATTTTTGGTAAAGAGGGTGCAAAAACCGTTAACCCAGATGAAGTGGTTGCCTGTGGTGCTGCTGTTCAAGGTGGTGTTTTAGCGGGTGACGTGAAAGACGTTCTTCTTTTGGATGTAACGCCACTGTCATTGGGTATTGAAACTTTAGGTGGTGTTGCAACCAAGTTGATAGAAAAAAATAGTACCATTCCTATTAAGAAATCTGAAACATTCTCTACTGCAGCGGACAATCAAACCTCTGTTGATATTCATGTCTTACAAGGTGAGCGTGAAATGGCTTCTGGTAACCGTACTTTAGGAAGATTTCAGTTGGGTGATATCCCTCCTGCGCCAAGAGGTACACCTCAAATTGAAGTGACCTTTGATATTGATGCCAACGGTATTGTCAATGTATCAGCTAAAGACAAAGCCACAGGTAAAGAACAAAAAATAACCATTTCTAATTCTTCTGGTTTATCTGAAGAAGAAGTAGAAAAAATGGTTAAAGATGCGCAAGCGCATGCTGAGGATGATAAAAAACGTTTGGAGCAAGTGCAAGCTAAAAACCAATTGGACACATTGGTCTTTTCTACCGAGAAAACTTTAAAAGAGCATGGTGAGAAATTACCGGCTGATGAAAAGAAAAAAGTGGAAGACGCTTTGACTTCAGCTAAAAAAGTACTTGAAAATCAAGATGCTGACGCAGGTAGCTTGAAAAAAGAAACAGAATCTTTAACGCAAGCATCACATAAATTGGCTGAGATTATGTACAAAGCAACACAAGAGGCTACTGCCAATGCATCAGCAGAAGGTGATAGCACCGAGTCTAAGTCTTCTAAAAAAGATGATGATGACGTGATTGATGCTGAATATAAAGACGTTAGCTAA
- the truA gene encoding tRNA pseudouridine(38-40) synthase TruA has translation MSNNKNKKILLNITYQGTAYKGWQKQSDTNMTVQSQLELALKKRSGQTIKTLASGRTDAGVHARMQAVSFDYYGDRVIGLEDWVTGLNVFLPEDIKVRSAQYVGENFHPIAEVKQKSYRYFFKVGKKNNIFLRECVTLFPDDVEIDLIKKAMQLFKGKHDFKSFQTSNDPQKTTQREIFSITLKKVGKSGIYYLEIIGSGFLKHMVRNIMGALIAVARRKATQKDIRAALKSTQKIKIGSTAPPEGLFLWDILY, from the coding sequence GTGAGTAATAACAAAAATAAAAAAATATTATTAAATATTACTTATCAAGGCACCGCTTACAAGGGATGGCAAAAACAATCAGATACAAATATGACTGTACAAAGCCAATTGGAACTCGCTTTAAAAAAACGAAGCGGGCAAACTATAAAAACACTTGCCAGTGGAAGAACTGATGCTGGAGTGCATGCTCGCATGCAAGCGGTTAGTTTTGATTATTATGGGGACAGGGTGATAGGTTTAGAAGATTGGGTTACTGGACTCAATGTTTTTTTACCTGAAGATATAAAAGTACGCTCAGCCCAGTATGTGGGAGAGAATTTCCACCCAATTGCTGAGGTAAAGCAAAAATCATACAGGTATTTTTTTAAGGTGGGTAAAAAAAACAATATTTTTTTAAGAGAGTGTGTGACACTTTTCCCAGATGACGTTGAGATTGATTTAATAAAAAAAGCTATGCAGCTATTTAAAGGTAAGCATGACTTTAAGTCTTTTCAAACTTCTAATGATCCACAAAAAACAACTCAGAGAGAAATATTTTCTATAACATTAAAAAAAGTAGGTAAAAGTGGCATCTATTATTTAGAAATAATTGGCAGTGGTTTTTTAAAACATATGGTGCGCAATATTATGGGGGCTTTAATTGCCGTTGCAAGAAGAAAAGCAACCCAAAAAGATATTAGAGCAGCTTTAAAGTCTACACAAAAAATTAAAATTGGCAGCACGGCCCCTCCAGAAGGCTTGTTTCTCTGGGATATCTTATATTGA
- the proC gene encoding pyrroline-5-carboxylate reductase, with translation MKKIGIIGFGNMGKALYEGLIQFSELNEKDFITSHPNPESRALINKDYAIECVPNNIHLAKESELIVLTVKPQILGKVLQEIAPVLDVHQTLISCAAGYTLKQIEQVLDKHIKNIACIRIMPNIAVKVGAGVNVFACNAAANSQSRDYFMSLFSALGLNIELPESQFDAATGLSGSGPAFIYTMMEAMIDAGVKVGLSRQHAKEMVKQTFFGSSALINATGKHPGQLKDLITSPGGTAITGIYTLEKGGVRHSLIEAVEAAANKAKELSI, from the coding sequence ATGAAAAAAATTGGAATCATCGGTTTTGGTAATATGGGAAAAGCTTTGTACGAAGGACTTATACAGTTTTCAGAGCTTAATGAAAAAGACTTTATTACATCCCATCCTAACCCTGAATCACGCGCTTTGATTAATAAAGACTATGCTATAGAGTGTGTACCCAATAACATACACCTAGCCAAAGAGTCAGAGTTGATAGTTTTAACCGTCAAACCTCAAATCCTTGGTAAAGTACTGCAAGAAATAGCGCCTGTCTTGGATGTTCATCAAACTTTGATTTCTTGTGCTGCAGGTTACACTTTAAAACAAATTGAACAAGTTCTTGATAAACATATCAAAAACATTGCTTGCATTCGTATCATGCCTAACATAGCCGTTAAAGTGGGTGCTGGTGTAAATGTTTTTGCTTGCAATGCCGCCGCAAACTCACAAAGCAGAGATTATTTTATGAGTCTGTTCTCTGCTTTGGGATTAAATATTGAACTACCAGAAAGTCAATTTGATGCAGCTACCGGCTTATCAGGAAGTGGTCCAGCATTTATTTATACCATGATGGAAGCCATGATTGATGCTGGGGTCAAAGTTGGCTTATCCAGACAACATGCTAAGGAAATGGTTAAGCAAACCTTTTTTGGCTCTTCTGCACTTATCAATGCAACAGGTAAACATCCTGGTCAATTAAAAGATTTAATCACTTCCCCTGGTGGAACGGCTATTACAGGTATCTACACTTTAGAGAAAGGTGGAGTCAGGCACAGTCTGATTGAAGCTGTTGAAGCTGCCGCCAATAAAGCAAAAGAACTTTCAATATAA
- a CDS encoding TSUP family transporter yields the protein MGNFNFWGIDGIMEFALLIMGCFFAGFVDAVAGGGGLITVPLMLNLGLATKVALGTNKIIGIMASFTSSIRYASSKKMVWRIALPATFAAFLGGACGALIASQLSNEFLKPVVIFLLLFVALYSLLQKNLGKQQIEAKLKHTAWPFVVGFIIGGYDGFFGPGTGTFMMIVFVSLFGLSLLNASASARIVNFASNLGALLLFSFSGYVDFKVAIWGALASACGALLGASLSIKRGHAFIRPVYLAVVWFMLIKLVLQFLGWI from the coding sequence ATGGGAAATTTTAATTTTTGGGGTATAGACGGCATTATGGAGTTTGCTTTATTAATTATGGGGTGTTTTTTTGCTGGCTTTGTTGATGCTGTTGCTGGAGGCGGTGGATTGATCACGGTACCCTTGATGCTTAATTTAGGTTTAGCGACAAAAGTGGCATTAGGCACCAATAAAATTATTGGGATCATGGCATCTTTCACCAGTTCAATTCGCTATGCGAGTTCAAAAAAAATGGTTTGGCGTATTGCTTTACCAGCAACATTTGCAGCTTTTTTAGGGGGAGCTTGCGGGGCCTTGATTGCCAGTCAGCTTAGCAATGAATTTTTAAAACCCGTGGTAATTTTTTTATTGTTGTTTGTAGCGCTATACAGCTTATTGCAAAAAAATTTAGGTAAACAGCAAATTGAAGCAAAGTTAAAGCACACAGCATGGCCATTTGTTGTTGGTTTTATCATTGGGGGATACGATGGGTTTTTTGGTCCAGGAACAGGGACCTTTATGATGATTGTTTTTGTTAGTTTATTTGGTTTATCATTGCTTAACGCTTCAGCCAGTGCAAGAATTGTTAACTTTGCAAGCAATTTAGGGGCTCTGTTGCTGTTTTCGTTTTCTGGTTATGTTGACTTTAAAGTAGCAATATGGGGTGCTTTGGCCTCTGCCTGTGGTGCTTTACTTGGCGCCAGTTTATCAATTAAAAGAGGCCATGCATTTATACGTCCAGTTTATTTGGCTGTTGTTTGGTTTATGTTGATAAAGCTAGTATTACAATTTTTAGGTTGGATTTAG
- a CDS encoding Maf family protein: MQQLVNIILASASPRRRDLMQQLGLKFSVEVFPVDEKNFEPDPIDKVNSIVEQKMNEAVKQLPKHSLEKSCVVCADTIVVINDTVLGKANNKDEAKEMLKKLSGQKHTVMTAFSLYNLNREMYSEVVVTQVEFMTMTDSIIDQYLCYDEYKDKAGAYAIQGLAGSYVKEVQGSYSNVIGLPQVQVLMALEKLKVIEL; this comes from the coding sequence ATGCAACAGTTGGTTAATATTATTTTAGCATCAGCTTCACCAAGAAGAAGAGATTTGATGCAACAGTTGGGCTTAAAATTTTCTGTAGAGGTTTTTCCAGTAGATGAAAAAAATTTTGAACCTGACCCTATAGATAAAGTTAATTCAATTGTTGAACAAAAAATGAATGAAGCCGTAAAACAATTGCCAAAACATAGTTTAGAAAAAAGCTGTGTTGTATGTGCAGATACAATCGTTGTGATTAATGACACTGTATTAGGCAAAGCCAATAATAAAGATGAAGCAAAAGAAATGCTAAAAAAGCTTTCTGGGCAAAAACATACGGTTATGACAGCGTTTAGCTTGTATAATTTAAATCGAGAAATGTACAGTGAAGTTGTAGTGACACAAGTTGAGTTTATGACCATGACGGATAGTATTATAGATCAGTATTTATGTTATGATGAGTATAAAGATAAAGCCGGGGCTTATGCAATACAAGGACTTGCAGGAAGTTATGTTAAGGAAGTTCAAGGTTCATATTCAAATGTTATAGGTTTGCCTCAGGTTCAGGTTTTAATGGCTTTAGAGAAGTTGAAGGTCATTGAATTATAA
- a CDS encoding YggS family pyridoxal phosphate-dependent enzyme: MNNIVSIKEKLDNIQRDIINLNSKAKLVCVCKKFPVEVYEVLLKLGQNNFAENYVQEAIEKRELLDKQKKSLIHWHFIGKIQSNKIKDLCKYFSVIHSLDQIKHAKKMNQVLKEENKTIDVLVHVNLAQEQQKSGIKKEDLKQFLFDLQQFEKINCIGLMTFPPYQDNPENNRKYFKALKLLLDKNKTNVRDEKRFVHLSMGVSNDYKVALAEGASFIRIGSGILGQREKLV, from the coding sequence ATGAATAATATTGTTAGCATCAAAGAAAAACTAGATAATATTCAAAGAGATATTATTAACTTAAATTCAAAAGCAAAACTGGTTTGTGTCTGTAAAAAATTTCCAGTTGAAGTGTATGAAGTGCTTCTAAAGCTTGGACAAAATAATTTTGCTGAAAACTATGTCCAAGAAGCTATTGAGAAACGAGAGTTGCTTGATAAGCAAAAAAAAAGCCTAATTCATTGGCACTTTATTGGAAAAATTCAGAGTAACAAAATTAAAGATTTATGTAAGTACTTTTCAGTCATACATAGTTTGGATCAAATCAAACATGCAAAAAAGATGAATCAAGTTTTAAAAGAAGAAAATAAAACCATAGATGTATTAGTGCATGTTAATTTGGCGCAAGAACAGCAAAAAAGCGGAATTAAAAAAGAAGACTTAAAACAGTTTTTATTTGATTTACAACAATTTGAAAAAATTAATTGTATTGGTTTAATGACCTTTCCACCGTACCAAGATAATCCAGAAAACAATAGAAAGTATTTTAAAGCTTTAAAACTATTGCTGGATAAAAATAAAACAAATGTGAGAGATGAAAAACGTTTTGTTCATTTAAGCATGGGAGTATCCAATGATTACAAAGTTGCTCTTGCTGAAGGAGCAAGTTTTATCCGCATTGGCAGTGGTATTCTGGGGCAAAGAGAAAAGCTTGTATAA
- a CDS encoding DivIVA domain-containing protein: MKLTPLDLLHKKFNKKTFGFDPKEVADFLKDIQLSWEEDRASLIKKEEEIAQLERLIVDFREKESTLKQTVISAQKVSEEMKRSGEKEAQMIKEEANVQAERMLNQAHNQLNNIMHRINALKQQKADFLGHLRGLIQTHDNLLKMHENNDKN; the protein is encoded by the coding sequence ATGAAGCTAACACCCCTAGATCTTTTGCATAAAAAATTTAATAAAAAAACTTTTGGTTTTGATCCTAAAGAAGTGGCAGACTTTCTTAAAGATATTCAATTGTCATGGGAAGAAGATAGAGCCTCATTAATCAAAAAAGAAGAAGAAATTGCTCAGCTGGAGCGTCTGATTGTAGATTTTAGAGAAAAAGAATCTACCTTAAAACAAACAGTGATTTCTGCCCAGAAAGTTTCAGAAGAAATGAAGCGAAGTGGTGAAAAAGAAGCACAAATGATCAAGGAAGAGGCCAACGTTCAAGCAGAAAGAATGTTGAATCAAGCTCACAATCAGCTTAACAATATTATGCATAGAATCAATGCATTAAAACAACAAAAAGCAGATTTTTTAGGGCATCTTAGAGGCTTGATCCAGACCCATGATAATCTGTTAAAAATGCATGAAAATAACGATAAAAATTAA
- the folD gene encoding bifunctional methylenetetrahydrofolate dehydrogenase/methenyltetrahydrofolate cyclohydrolase FolD, whose product MSLLNGKKLSQKLKDKLAIDVSQFIENYGRAPGLATILVGQDPASAVYIKNKRLACEKTGIISFHKEFDAGINEESLSQYIQELNQNPTVDGILLQLPLPEGLDAEKLLNTIDPDKDVDGFHPFNLGKLLKGEAAFVPCTPLGILKLLEEYDINPAGKHCVILGRSNIVGKPMAMLLLQKNATVTVCHSRTENIEHHVQQADIVIAAVGKAKLVKASWIKPGAIIIDVGINRESGGALCGDVDYEQVENKASWITPVPGGVGPLTIAMLLQNTLLAATQHERTIRK is encoded by the coding sequence GTGAGTCTTTTAAATGGGAAAAAACTAAGTCAAAAGTTGAAGGATAAGCTTGCAATTGATGTTTCCCAATTCATTGAAAATTACGGTAGAGCTCCGGGGTTGGCAACAATTTTGGTTGGACAAGACCCAGCTTCAGCTGTTTATATTAAAAACAAACGTTTAGCCTGTGAAAAAACAGGAATTATCTCATTTCATAAAGAGTTTGATGCAGGTATTAATGAAGAAAGTTTAAGTCAATACATTCAAGAATTGAATCAAAATCCAACAGTTGATGGCATCCTTTTACAATTACCCTTGCCTGAGGGCTTGGACGCTGAAAAACTACTGAACACCATTGATCCTGATAAAGATGTGGATGGCTTTCATCCGTTCAATTTAGGTAAATTGCTAAAAGGAGAGGCAGCTTTTGTGCCGTGCACTCCACTTGGAATTTTAAAGCTATTAGAAGAATACGATATTAACCCAGCAGGTAAGCATTGTGTAATTCTGGGTAGAAGTAATATTGTGGGTAAACCTATGGCAATGTTGTTATTGCAAAAAAATGCAACCGTTACGGTTTGTCACTCTAGAACTGAAAATATTGAACACCATGTTCAACAAGCAGATATTGTCATTGCGGCAGTCGGTAAAGCAAAACTGGTAAAAGCCAGCTGGATAAAGCCCGGAGCAATTATTATTGATGTAGGTATCAACAGAGAAAGTGGTGGAGCACTTTGCGGGGATGTTGATTATGAACAAGTAGAGAATAAGGCATCGTGGATTACTCCAGTGCCAGGGGGAGTTGGGCCTTTAACAATTGCAATGCTTTTGCAAAACACCCTTTTAGCAGCAACACAACATGAGCGTACAATAAGGAAATAA
- the gcvT gene encoding glycine cleavage system aminomethyltransferase GcvT, producing the protein MNELRKTPVYDLHVKSNAKMVEFGGWSMPIQYSTGIISEYEAVRNTMGLFDVSHMGEIEISGRDALAFCQKVASNNVAKLKPGKVQYAAIINHDAKMIDDCTIYCLAADKFLFVVNASHIEEVYDWFINNKANENVEIKNKSYEYALFALQGPKSDAFLSELVKRNLNETIRYYEFNIAQINDVACLISRTGYTGEDGFEIYFDSKEAAKLWTYLIEQGTPLGLLPIGLGARDLLRLEMGYLLSGQDFDKNTHVLEAALGWVTKLDKGSFIGKDAVEKVKEHGVKQRIRAFKLLSKGVPREGYEIWLDAEKTKKLGRVTSGSFSPQLKQGIGLAMISSEVGLGSEVFIELRKDKMVKAEICKAPFVESSVKKS; encoded by the coding sequence ATGAATGAATTACGTAAAACACCGGTTTATGATTTACATGTAAAATCCAATGCAAAGATGGTTGAGTTTGGCGGTTGGAGTATGCCCATTCAATATTCAACAGGCATTATAAGTGAATATGAAGCGGTCAGAAACACAATGGGTTTATTTGATGTAAGCCATATGGGAGAAATTGAAATTTCTGGTAGAGATGCCTTGGCTTTTTGTCAAAAAGTAGCAAGTAATAATGTTGCAAAGCTAAAGCCTGGAAAAGTACAGTATGCAGCGATTATCAATCATGATGCAAAAATGATTGATGATTGTACTATTTATTGTTTAGCTGCGGATAAGTTTTTGTTTGTGGTTAATGCCAGTCATATTGAAGAAGTCTATGATTGGTTTATAAACAACAAAGCCAATGAAAATGTAGAAATTAAAAATAAAAGTTATGAATATGCTTTATTTGCTTTACAGGGGCCTAAGTCAGATGCTTTTTTAAGTGAATTGGTTAAACGTAATTTAAATGAAACTATACGTTATTATGAGTTTAATATTGCTCAAATTAATGATGTAGCTTGTTTGATATCAAGAACTGGATACACAGGTGAAGACGGTTTTGAAATTTATTTTGATAGCAAAGAAGCTGCAAAATTATGGACATACTTAATTGAACAAGGCACGCCCCTTGGCTTGCTTCCTATTGGTTTAGGCGCTAGAGATTTGTTGCGTTTAGAGATGGGTTATCTATTAAGTGGTCAGGATTTTGATAAGAATACCCATGTGTTAGAAGCAGCATTAGGCTGGGTAACCAAGTTAGATAAAGGCTCTTTTATAGGAAAAGATGCAGTAGAAAAAGTAAAAGAACATGGTGTAAAACAACGCATTAGAGCGTTTAAGTTGTTGAGTAAAGGTGTGCCTAGAGAAGGTTATGAAATTTGGTTGGATGCTGAAAAAACAAAAAAATTGGGCAGAGTGACCAGTGGTTCCTTTTCACCACAGTTAAAGCAGGGAATAGGTTTAGCTATGATTAGCTCTGAAGTTGGGCTTGGCTCTGAGGTCTTTATTGAACTTCGCAAAGATAAAATGGTTAAAGCTGAAATATGCAAAGCACCTTTTGTGGAATCTTCTGTAAAGAAAAGCTAA
- the gcvH gene encoding glycine cleavage system protein GcvH, producing MDFPEDLYYTKEHEWVKLLENESAVLIGITEYAQDKLGDIVHVELPDEEDEVHVNEPFGSIESVKAVSDVYAPVSGHVLENNSALLDSPEAVNDDPYEDGWLVKVEVENMDFVHELMNAEEYAEFIENEED from the coding sequence ATGGATTTTCCAGAAGATCTTTATTATACGAAAGAACATGAGTGGGTAAAATTACTTGAAAACGAAAGTGCAGTACTAATTGGTATTACAGAATATGCACAAGATAAACTTGGTGATATTGTGCATGTTGAACTACCAGATGAAGAAGATGAAGTGCACGTAAATGAACCTTTTGGTAGTATTGAGTCTGTCAAAGCTGTTTCAGACGTTTATGCTCCTGTATCTGGGCATGTTTTAGAAAACAACAGCGCTTTATTAGACTCTCCTGAAGCAGTAAACGATGACCCGTATGAAGATGGCTGGTTGGTTAAGGTTGAAGTTGAAAATATGGATTTTGTCCATGAGCTCATGAATGCAGAAGAATATGCAGAATTCATTGAGAACGAAGAAGATTAA
- the gcvPA gene encoding aminomethyl-transferring glycine dehydrogenase subunit GcvPA, with protein MMRYFSLTEHDQKQMLDAIGKSSLEQLFDSLPKEVFHQGQLNLPSVKEEYELQSYFESLAQKNFSAQKNYKSYLGGGAYEHFIPYVVDALSSRGEFTTAYTPYQAEISQGTLQAIFEFQSMVASLLGVGVANASMYDGASALAEAVLMALRIQKKRHKVFVSQGIHPEYIKTIQSYIDPSQCEIQYLPLDENGYTKLPNLDESVACIVVGYPNFYGVIEPLDKIVEQCKQYGVLTIACFTEALAFGLLKSPGELGADIVVGEGQSLGNPLSFGGPYVGLMGSDEQYVRQLPGRLVGKTVDSEGTPGYVLTLSTREQHIRRQKATSNICTNHSLCALRAAIYMGALGQKGIESIALNNHEKTEYLKSELLQLDGVELLFHGATFNEFALKLTKVTMEQWKQAFEKNNIASGIDLSRFDKTLNNVLLVNCTETKTENDLKRYIEVTKEVLS; from the coding sequence ATGATGAGATACTTTTCCCTCACGGAACACGATCAAAAACAGATGTTAGATGCGATAGGGAAAAGTAGCCTTGAGCAACTTTTTGACTCTTTGCCCAAAGAAGTTTTTCATCAGGGTCAATTAAACCTTCCCAGTGTCAAAGAAGAATATGAGCTGCAATCTTACTTTGAATCATTAGCGCAGAAAAACTTTTCTGCACAGAAAAATTACAAAAGTTATTTAGGGGGAGGTGCTTACGAGCACTTTATACCTTATGTTGTGGACGCCTTAAGTTCCAGAGGTGAATTTACTACCGCATATACACCATATCAAGCTGAGATTAGTCAGGGAACTTTGCAGGCCATATTTGAATTTCAATCCATGGTTGCAAGTTTATTGGGTGTTGGCGTGGCCAATGCTTCTATGTATGATGGAGCTTCAGCCTTAGCTGAAGCAGTTTTAATGGCATTACGGATACAAAAAAAACGTCACAAAGTATTCGTTTCACAAGGTATTCATCCAGAATATATTAAGACTATTCAAAGTTATATTGATCCAAGTCAATGTGAAATCCAATACTTACCCTTAGATGAGAACGGTTATACAAAGTTACCAAACTTAGATGAATCGGTAGCTTGTATAGTGGTGGGGTATCCAAACTTTTATGGTGTGATTGAGCCTTTAGATAAGATAGTAGAGCAATGTAAGCAGTATGGAGTTTTGACTATTGCCTGTTTTACTGAAGCTTTGGCCTTTGGTTTACTCAAGTCTCCCGGCGAGCTGGGTGCCGATATTGTTGTTGGAGAAGGACAAAGTTTGGGAAATCCTTTGAGTTTTGGAGGACCATATGTAGGATTGATGGGGTCTGATGAACAATACGTAAGACAATTGCCAGGTCGATTGGTAGGCAAAACTGTTGATTCTGAAGGCACGCCCGGTTATGTTTTAACCTTATCAACTCGAGAGCAACATATAAGACGACAAAAAGCTACATCTAACATATGCACCAACCATTCACTTTGTGCCTTAAGAGCAGCCATTTATATGGGAGCTTTGGGTCAAAAAGGTATAGAAAGCATTGCGCTCAATAATCATGAAAAAACAGAATATCTTAAGTCAGAACTTTTGCAATTAGACGGAGTTGAACTATTGTTTCATGGTGCTACCTTTAATGAATTTGCACTTAAATTAACAAAGGTAACTATGGAACAATGGAAACAAGCCTTTGAAAAAAACAATATTGCTAGTGGTATTGACTTATCAAGGTTTGATAAAACCTTGAACAATGTTCTTTTGGTTAACTGTACTGAGACAAAAACCGAAAATGATTTAAAACGTTATATTGAAGTGACAAAAGAGGTGCTGTCATGA